Genomic DNA from Halobaculum sp. MBLA0147:
CTGCTCCGACAGGAGGAACTCGCCGAGCTCCTGGCCGGCACCCATCGTGTACCCCAGCCGGTCGAAGAAGTCCGCGAAGTTGTCCGAGGGGACCTCCTGGGCGCGCCGTCGGAGCGCGTCGTCCAACGACTGGTTCCAGGTGTCGACGAGGTGGACGACCTGTGCCAACTCGTCGGCCGCGGCGTCGTACTCCTCCTCTTCGGCGAGCGTGCGGAAGATCTCCATCCGGTCGATGTTCGTCGTCGACAGGACGGTCATGTGGGTCATCACGAGGTGGAGTTTGTTCTCGATGGATACCTTCCGACTGTTGAGGTACAGCTTCGGGTAGATGGCAGCCGTCCCGAACACCAACCCACCCAGCCCGACGACCGGACCACGGATCATCATCGCCAGGTCCACGAACACGGCGACGAGGATCGTCGCGAGGAAGAAGACACCTGCGGGCACCAACACGTAGCCGACGTACTTCCGCCGCGAGATGTCGAGTTGGTCGTACGCGTCCGAGATCTCCTCGACCAAGTCGCCGACGGAGTTCGGCAGGAAGGTGTCCTCGCCGTCCACCTCCCCGACCTCGGTGCTCACGTGCCCACCTCCCGCGTGACACACGCACGACTCCTCGTCGCCTCCGAGCGCCGTCGCGTGTGTGCCCCGATCTCGATCACGTCACGACACCTCCAGTCGGACACGCGCGTCACCTCGTCGACCGGTGCATGTCGAAGGGGAGCCCCTCGACCCCGTCGCGCTGGAACGCCTCGATGGTCTCGTTGACCTCGTGGTACTCCAAGATCCCCTCTTGGATCATCCGTTCCATCAGCTCCGCCCGGAACTCCAAGTCGTCGTAGATGTCGCGGGTGTCGGCGTACCCCAGAAGCGTCGCGATCTGCTCTTCGAGCACGTAGGAGTTGTTCATCCCGCGGAACACGATCTCGTCTTCCACTGGGTCCCAGTCGAACACCTGCCGGGTGACGACCCCGTCCATCTCGTCGGAGTACCCCTCGATCTCCTGGACGCTCGTCACCCGGCGCAACACGTCGTCCCCCTGCTTGACACGGTTCTGGAACAGCGCCACGTCCGCGATCCCCATGAACGTCTCCGGGACGTTGATCGGGTCGGAGGTGAACCGCTGGATCATCGAGACGATGTCCGACGCGTGGAAGGTGAGCATCACCGGGTGCCCCGTCTGGGCGGCCTGGAACGCCATCCGCCCCTCGGCACCACGCACCTCCCCCACGATGATGTAGTCCGGGCGCGACCGCAGCGCCGCCGCGACCAGATCGAACATGTCCACGTCCGACCCCTCCTCCTCGCCGCCGTCCTCGCGGGTGAGCAACTGCTGCCAGGTGCTGTGTGGCGGGACGACCTCCGCGGTGTCCTCCGCGGTGTAGATCTTCGAGTCCCGCGGGATGAACGACAGCGAGGAGTTCAGCGTCGTCGTCTTCCCCGAGGCCGTCTCCCCGACGACGAACACCGTCTGCTCGTTCTCCAGACACAGCCAGAGGTACGCCGCCAGCTTCGGCGACAGCGTCCCCCACTTCGTGATCTGGTTGATCGACAGCGGCGTGTCCTCGCTCTGGCGGATGGTGAGCGACGACCCCTTCAGCGACACGTCGTCGGAGTAGATGATGTTGATACGCGACCCGTCCGGTAGCGTACTGTCGACGATGGGGTTCGAGTCGGACACCGGATCCCCCATCCGCTCGCCCATGTTCCGGAGCCAGTTGTCGAACTCCTCGGGCGTCCCGAAGTCCACGGTCGTCTCCAACATCCCGAAGACGGCGTGGTCCACGTGACACTCACTGGGGCCGATCACGTGGATGTCCTCGTTGGCCGGGTCCCGCATGATCGGTTCGAGTGGGCCGAACCCGACGATGTCGCGGTTGAGCCGGTAGCGGATGTTCTCGTACATCTGTCGGGACACCGCCATCTGGCCCCAGTTGCGGACTCGGTCGAGGGCGCCGACGCCCGCCGACTCGTCCTCGATGACCGTCACCTCCTCCAGCAACTCCTCGATCAGGTCGTCGTACTCACCCTCGTCTTCGGGTGCCGGCGCGTGGCCGGACTTCCGCAGCAGTTCGTCTTTGACCCCCTCCAGCACCTCCTCCTCGCCACCCGACAGTGTCGGCTCGATGGCGTAGTAGGTGGTGTCCTGTCCGTAGTCGCCGTACACGTGGACGAAGATCGGACCACCGACCGGGTACAACAGGTTCGGTCGCCGGACCTCGTGTTCGTCGTCCGGCTCCTCGACGAACATCGGGTACTCTCCGGTGATCTGTTTGAACTTCTGGAGGTGCTCCCGGAGGTGCGGGCGACGCATCGCGAGCTCTTGGAGTTGGCTCGACGGGTTCGCGTTGCCTTGCTCGGTCATGTCGTGTCACCTCGTTGCCGTGTCCGCTCGTCTGAGCGTCTCCGTGTCGCCTCGTCGGACCGTCGCCGTGTCCGCTCCCGCGACGGTCGGTCCGTGGCACGTCCCACCACACGACGACGGTACGCCGGCCGTCGTGGCCGGGCGCGTGCTCGCCGAGCGACGGGTGTGGACGCGCACGGGTCTCACGCCACCGTCCGCGACTCGATGACGATTCCCGTGCCGGAGCGGACGGAGAACCCGATGTTGTCCCCCACCTGGCTCCCCATCCCGGCGAACCGCTTCACCGAGATACTCCGGCGCACGTCGTTGCCGACCTCTACCATCTGCAGCTCCAAGAACACGTCGGCGATCGATCGGAACGGCCCGATCGCCTCCTCGCCGACCGCCGAGGGGTCGACCGTCAACACGACCGTCTTGCCCTGCGAGATCAGGTCGCGGTAGAACGAGATGATCTCCAGGGCAGCCTGTCGCTCCTCGTTCTGCCGGACCAGCGCCTCGAAGGTCGGGTCGTTCCGGAGGATGGAGTCGAACGTGTCGATGAAGATCACGTCCGAGTCCCACATCACCTCGGCGTCCATCAGCCGCTTGAGCAGTTCCATCCGGTCGCCGTCGTCGTCGGAGAAGGCCCCGCCGGTGTCGAAGTCCGCCGCGAGGAACAACAGGTCCTCCTCCAACAGCGGCTTCGTCACGTCGTAGTCCAGCGAGTGCATCTGGTCGATGAACCCCGAGACGGTCAGCTCCGTCGACAGCAAGGTCACCTGTGCACCCTCCTGGACGAGTCCGTAGCTCATCCGCTGGGTGATCGCCGACTTCCCGGCACCGTAGTCACCCTCCATCAGGACGATACTCCCGCGGGGGATGCCGCCACCCAGCTCCTTGTTGAGCTGGTCTCTGTCCGGCATCCCGATCGACAACAGGTTCGACTGTGCGTTTCTGCTACTCATGGTTGGGTCCTGAACTCGAACAGTTCCTCGTCACCGCGGACGACGATCTTGATCCTGTGGGCGGTGTCGGCCGCCAACGGCTGGTCGATCTCCAAGCTGACGACGCCGCCGCGCGTCCAGCCGGGGCCACCCGACTCGACGGTCACGGTGAAGTCGGTGACGTAGGTCCCGTTGACCAACACCTCGACGGCGTCGCTACTCGCCGGGAGGTCCGACGACCCCGTGTTGCGGACGAGCAGCGTCACGTTACCGGTCCCGGAGTCGTACACAGTCCCCGGCGAGCCGGCGTCGGAGATGATCGCCACGTCCGCCCGCACCTCGTTGGACACGTCCAGCGACCGCGCCGACAGCGAGTCGCTCACGCGGTCGACCTGGGTGGTGAGCGTCCCCGCGACGGAGGCCGCCACGACCAGTGCCGCGATGAACAGGATCATCTCGGAGACGGAGGCACCGGCCATCGTTACGTCACCACCCGTACCGGTTTCGCGCCGCTGACGCCGTAGTCGACGACGACGACGACACGGTCTTTCTCGTTGGCGAAGTCCACACTGAAGTTCGCCGTCTCACCCGGGAGCCACGTCTCTCGCTCGACGCCGTCGATCGTCCCGGTGGGGTTCGTCGCTTCGCCGTCCACCAGCAGGTTCACCGCCTCGAGATCCAGTGTCGTCGTCCCGGTGTTCGTCACGTTCACTTCAACCCTCTTGCCGGTGTAGTACACCGCTCGCGTGACGTTGATCTCGGTGTTCTTCTCGGCGAGGGCGTTGTCACGAGCGGCCTGCTGTGCGTCCGTCACCCGCTCGGTCCCGTTCGCCACGGCCGGGTACAGCGAGCCGGCGGCGACGAACACGCCGAGGAAGATCACGGCCGCGGAGGCGCTATGGCTGATTCCCATGGCGACCCTCCGAGAGCTGAGGCCACCGGTCGAGCACGACCGACTCCGCGGTCGCGTTCGTGAGCTGCATGATGTACTTCAGACTCTGGGTGTGGTGCTGGAGGTCCAGCTTCGCGGTGCCCGGACGGTCGATGAGGTTGCGGTCGATCTCCCCGAACCCGGAGAGGAACGACTTCAACTGCTCTGCCACCTCCGGCGAGAGCCACTCGACGCGCTCGTAGTAGTTGATCGCGCGGACGGCGTCGGTGGTGTCGCCTTCCTCGACGAGGTACTCCAGCCACTCCATCACGACCAGGTCCCCGACGTAGTCGCCGGGCAACTGGCGGAGGTACGGCTTCTCGCGGTCCCCCGAGAGGTTCTGGCCGTCGACGAACTCGAAGCTCTCGTCGCCACCCTGCGCCTGCGTCGGGTCGGTCTGGCGAGCGGTGTCGGCCGGCTCGGTCGCCGGTTCCGGCTCCGCGGCGGACTCGAACCCGTCGTCGGCGCCGAACTCCTCGCCGGGCCCGTCGTCCATCTCGTCCATCCCGCCGAGCGGGTCGTCCCCGTCGTCTTCGGGAATCCCCAAGTCGTCGTCCATCGGTGCCTCGTCCATCTCGTCGAGTCCGTCGTCGGCCTCCTCCTCGGGCTCCTCGCCCTCCTCGGCCCACTCTGCGTCACCGGACTCGTACTCGTCTTTCAGTTCGCTGAAGCTCTTGCCGTTTGAGTCGCTCGCCATGGTGTCGTCCTCCTCTGTGTCGTCTTCGTCGTCCGATTCCCCGAACTCGTCGAACGCGTCGTCCTCGTCGTCGAGATCGTCGAACTCGCCGTCGAGGTCGTCCTCGAACGCCGCGTCCGCCTCGTCCTCGTCGTCCGTCTCGTCCTCGTCGTCCATCGCGAACTCGTCTTCGGGCTCCTCGACCGGGTCCTCCTCCGCGAGGTCCTCGTCGAAGAACCCCTCGGCGTCGGCGTCGGCCACGTCGTCGTCGAGCCCGTCGTCGGACCCCTCCTCGTCGTCGTCGTCGAACAGTCCGAACGAGGAGCCGTCACCCATCTCGCCGCCACCCATCCCGCCGCCGCCCCCTTCGTCGACGAACGGGTTGATCCCGCGGGTGACCATCTCGTAGATGTCCAGCAGGTTCCGGACGTCCTCGGCGATGTCCTCGACCTGCTCGGAGATCTCCTCGTTCTCCGACCGGACCGTGTTGACCGTCGAGGAGAGGTTCGCGACCTCGTTCTCGAGTTCGTCGACGCGGTTGGCCAACTCGGCCGTCTGGTCGTCCTCGTCCTCGGCGAAGGGATCGTCCTCGAAGTCGCCCCCCATCCCGCCGAGGTCGCCGAGGTCGTCACCACCACCGTCGCCGCCGTCGTCCATCCCGCCGAGGGCACCACCGCCGCCGCCCCCGCCGTCATCGCCGCCCAAGCCACCGCCACCGCCGCCACCGCCACCGAGGCCACCGCCACCCCCGTCGTCGTCGTCGAGCAGGGACCCGCCACCGCCGTCGGCGGCCTCGTCTTCCTCGCGGAAGCGGTCGAGCAGGCTGCTCCCGAGGAGTCCCAGCGAGGCCAGGAGCCACGCCTCACCCCACGGAACCGCGCTCCCCGCCTCCGGCAGTACAGTGAGGAGACTCATTACCGAACACTCTCTCCGTCGCTCCACTTAATACCTCCCCGTCGGTTATCGGACCCGATAATAGACCGCCTGCGGGCGGACGGCGGCGAAGTGCCGTGTCGTCGAGGTGGTTCGGTTATCACGTCTGATTCTCTGTGGTGCAGGGCAGTCACGACGTGTCACTCCCGTCGCCGTCTTCCGCCGCGTCCGACCCCTCGCCGTCCGGGACCGTCGGGTGGTCGGACTGGTGAGACGTGGTCGGCGTGCCGGGGTGCGTGTCGTGACCGTCGTCGCGACGCTCCGTTCCGTCCGTCGTCGGTCCCGCGTCCGGGGACGGTCCACCGTCGACAGACGACTCCGCGTTCGGACTCGCTTCGGCGGTGTCGTCGGACTGTGCGTCGTAGTCCACCGGGACGCCCTCGTCGACGGTGCTCGGCCCGGTCGGAGCCGCCACGGGGTCGCCGTCGCGTGCCGGCCGGTCGGCGTC
This window encodes:
- a CDS encoding type II/IV secretion system ATPase subunit; translated protein: MTEQGNANPSSQLQELAMRRPHLREHLQKFKQITGEYPMFVEEPDDEHEVRRPNLLYPVGGPIFVHVYGDYGQDTTYYAIEPTLSGGEEEVLEGVKDELLRKSGHAPAPEDEGEYDDLIEELLEEVTVIEDESAGVGALDRVRNWGQMAVSRQMYENIRYRLNRDIVGFGPLEPIMRDPANEDIHVIGPSECHVDHAVFGMLETTVDFGTPEEFDNWLRNMGERMGDPVSDSNPIVDSTLPDGSRINIIYSDDVSLKGSSLTIRQSEDTPLSINQITKWGTLSPKLAAYLWLCLENEQTVFVVGETASGKTTTLNSSLSFIPRDSKIYTAEDTAEVVPPHSTWQQLLTREDGGEEEGSDVDMFDLVAAALRSRPDYIIVGEVRGAEGRMAFQAAQTGHPVMLTFHASDIVSMIQRFTSDPINVPETFMGIADVALFQNRVKQGDDVLRRVTSVQEIEGYSDEMDGVVTRQVFDWDPVEDEIVFRGMNNSYVLEEQIATLLGYADTRDIYDDLEFRAELMERMIQEGILEYHEVNETIEAFQRDGVEGLPFDMHRSTR
- a CDS encoding ATPase domain-containing protein yields the protein MSSRNAQSNLLSIGMPDRDQLNKELGGGIPRGSIVLMEGDYGAGKSAITQRMSYGLVQEGAQVTLLSTELTVSGFIDQMHSLDYDVTKPLLEEDLLFLAADFDTGGAFSDDDGDRMELLKRLMDAEVMWDSDVIFIDTFDSILRNDPTFEALVRQNEERQAALEIISFYRDLISQGKTVVLTVDPSAVGEEAIGPFRSIADVFLELQMVEVGNDVRRSISVKRFAGMGSQVGDNIGFSVRSGTGIVIESRTVA
- a CDS encoding flagellar protein G, yielding MAGASVSEMILFIAALVVAASVAGTLTTQVDRVSDSLSARSLDVSNEVRADVAIISDAGSPGTVYDSGTGNVTLLVRNTGSSDLPASSDAVEVLVNGTYVTDFTVTVESGGPGWTRGGVVSLEIDQPLAADTAHRIKIVVRGDEELFEFRTQP
- a CDS encoding flagellin, whose protein sequence is MGISHSASAAVIFLGVFVAAGSLYPAVANGTERVTDAQQAARDNALAEKNTEINVTRAVYYTGKRVEVNVTNTGTTTLDLEAVNLLVDGEATNPTGTIDGVERETWLPGETANFSVDFANEKDRVVVVVDYGVSGAKPVRVVT
- a CDS encoding FlaD/FlaE family flagellar protein, whose protein sequence is MSLLTVLPEAGSAVPWGEAWLLASLGLLGSSLLDRFREEDEAADGGGGSLLDDDDGGGGGLGGGGGGGGGLGGDDGGGGGGGALGGMDDGGDGGGDDLGDLGGMGGDFEDDPFAEDEDDQTAELANRVDELENEVANLSSTVNTVRSENEEISEQVEDIAEDVRNLLDIYEMVTRGINPFVDEGGGGGMGGGEMGDGSSFGLFDDDDEEGSDDGLDDDVADADAEGFFDEDLAEEDPVEEPEDEFAMDDEDETDDEDEADAAFEDDLDGEFDDLDDEDDAFDEFGESDDEDDTEEDDTMASDSNGKSFSELKDEYESGDAEWAEEGEEPEEEADDGLDEMDEAPMDDDLGIPEDDGDDPLGGMDEMDDGPGEEFGADDGFESAAEPEPATEPADTARQTDPTQAQGGDESFEFVDGQNLSGDREKPYLRQLPGDYVGDLVVMEWLEYLVEEGDTTDAVRAINYYERVEWLSPEVAEQLKSFLSGFGEIDRNLIDRPGTAKLDLQHHTQSLKYIMQLTNATAESVVLDRWPQLSEGRHGNQP